A DNA window from Moorella thermoacetica contains the following coding sequences:
- a CDS encoding corrinoid protein encodes MAVLEEMKEALMAGNANKVRELAQKALDEGIEPTTIINDGLIAAMNIIGVKFKNNEVYVPEVLVAARAMHAGMDVVKPLLAGGDIKEKGTFVIGTVKGDLHDIGKNLVIMMMEGAGYKVIDLGIDVPVEKFVQAVEEHKPQLVGISALLTSTMMQMKKTVEGLAAYRDKIKIMVGGAPVTQKFADEIGADGYAPDAASAVDLAAQLLAS; translated from the coding sequence ATGGCTGTCCTGGAGGAAATGAAAGAAGCCTTGATGGCTGGTAACGCCAACAAAGTGCGGGAACTGGCCCAAAAAGCCCTAGATGAAGGCATTGAGCCCACGACGATCATTAACGACGGCCTGATTGCAGCCATGAACATTATTGGTGTCAAATTTAAGAATAATGAAGTCTATGTTCCGGAGGTCCTGGTAGCGGCCCGGGCCATGCACGCTGGCATGGATGTGGTCAAGCCCCTCCTGGCCGGCGGCGACATTAAGGAAAAAGGCACCTTCGTTATCGGTACGGTCAAGGGTGACCTTCACGATATCGGCAAGAACCTGGTCATCATGATGATGGAAGGCGCGGGCTACAAGGTTATCGACCTAGGTATTGACGTGCCGGTAGAGAAATTCGTCCAGGCGGTGGAAGAGCACAAACCCCAGCTGGTAGGCATTTCCGCCCTGCTGACATCCACCATGATGCAGATGAAGAAGACTGTCGAAGGTCTGGCTGCTTACAGGGATAAGATCAAGATTATGGTCGGCGGCGCCCCGGTAACCCAGAAGTTTGCCGATGAAATCGGAGCCGACGGTTACGCTCCCGATGCTGCGTCGGCCGTTGACCTGGCCGCACAACTCCTCGCTTCGTAA
- the arcC gene encoding carbamate kinase — MERLAVIAIGGNSLIKNKKLISLYDQLATMRETCRNIADMVEKGWNVVITHGNGPQVGFLIRRAELACGELPLIPLEFAVADTQGAIGYMIQQSLMNEFRRRGIKRQAITIVTQVVVDQNDEAFQNPTKPIGSFMTREEAQRHVEEDGWVVVEDAGRGWRRVVPSPEPKAIVEIRAIKDLIEDGYIVICTGGGGIPVVEHDGNLKGVAAVVDKDNASALLANEIKADVLVISTGVNKVAINFGRPDQKELDRLTIAEAEAYMAAGHFPPGNMGPKITALLRYLKNGGKEGIITSPTELVAALEGKSGTRIVL, encoded by the coding sequence ATGGAAAGACTGGCAGTAATAGCTATAGGTGGTAATTCGTTGATTAAAAACAAAAAGCTCATTAGTTTGTATGACCAACTAGCAACGATGAGGGAAACCTGCCGTAATATTGCAGATATGGTAGAAAAGGGCTGGAATGTAGTAATTACTCATGGCAACGGACCACAAGTGGGCTTTTTAATTCGCCGTGCGGAATTGGCGTGTGGGGAACTTCCCTTGATACCTTTGGAGTTTGCGGTGGCCGATACCCAGGGAGCAATAGGTTATATGATCCAGCAGTCATTAATGAATGAATTTCGCCGCAGAGGGATCAAAAGGCAGGCCATTACCATTGTGACTCAAGTAGTAGTTGATCAAAACGATGAGGCTTTTCAGAACCCCACTAAACCCATCGGCAGTTTTATGACCAGGGAAGAAGCTCAACGGCATGTTGAGGAAGACGGTTGGGTGGTAGTGGAGGACGCTGGCAGAGGCTGGCGGCGGGTAGTACCCTCCCCCGAACCCAAAGCCATTGTTGAAATCAGAGCTATTAAAGATTTGATTGAGGATGGATATATTGTCATTTGTACAGGAGGTGGCGGTATCCCTGTAGTAGAACATGATGGCAACCTGAAAGGAGTTGCTGCTGTTGTTGACAAAGATAATGCCTCCGCCTTGTTAGCTAATGAGATTAAAGCAGACGTTCTTGTAATATCTACAGGAGTAAATAAAGTGGCTATAAATTTTGGCAGGCCCGACCAGAAAGAACTGGATAGGTTAACAATAGCCGAAGCCGAAGCCTACATGGCTGCAGGGCATTTTCCACCAGGGAACATGGGTCCAAAGATTACGGCCCTGCTAAGGTACCTTAAGAATGGCGGTAAGGAAGGAATCATTACCTCACCAACAGAATTAGTAGCTGCCCTTGAAGGAAAATCCGGTACTAGAATTGTACTTTAA
- a CDS encoding methyltetrahydrofolate cobalamin methyltransferase yields MLVVGELINSSRKAIAQAIANRDKDYIQELARKQAEAGADIIDVNCGTSIGEENKVMTWLVNIVQEVVDVPLCIDSPSAEALAAGLAAHKGQAMVNSITAEKQRWEEVLPLVQKYKAKVIALCMDDGGMPDSVEDRLRVAGKLVPGLVEAGIPEDDIYLDPLIKPLGVNSQYGVEALESVAALRQKYPGVHTICGLSNVSYGLPERRLLNRAFMVMCLTKGMDSFILDPLDMPLMGLLRAATALYGQDEYCLEYISAARAGKIKA; encoded by the coding sequence ATGCTCGTTGTCGGAGAGTTAATTAACTCCAGCCGCAAAGCCATTGCCCAGGCTATTGCTAACCGGGATAAGGATTATATCCAGGAACTGGCCAGGAAGCAGGCCGAGGCCGGAGCCGATATTATCGATGTTAACTGCGGGACAAGCATCGGCGAAGAAAATAAGGTAATGACCTGGCTCGTGAATATCGTCCAGGAAGTCGTTGATGTTCCCCTGTGTATTGATAGCCCCAGCGCCGAGGCCCTGGCTGCCGGCCTGGCAGCCCATAAGGGCCAGGCAATGGTAAACTCCATCACCGCCGAGAAGCAGCGCTGGGAGGAAGTTTTGCCTTTAGTGCAGAAATATAAGGCTAAGGTTATCGCCCTTTGCATGGATGACGGCGGCATGCCGGATTCGGTAGAGGACCGCCTTCGCGTTGCTGGTAAGCTGGTACCCGGGCTGGTAGAGGCCGGCATACCGGAAGACGATATCTACCTTGATCCCCTGATTAAACCCCTGGGAGTTAACAGCCAGTACGGCGTGGAGGCTCTGGAATCGGTTGCCGCCCTGCGGCAAAAATACCCCGGGGTTCACACCATCTGCGGCCTTTCCAACGTTTCCTATGGCCTGCCGGAAAGGCGACTGCTGAACCGGGCCTTTATGGTTATGTGCCTCACTAAAGGTATGGATTCCTTTATCCTTGATCCCCTGGATATGCCATTAATGGGCCTGTTGCGGGCCGCCACCGCCCTGTACGGCCAGGATGAATACTGCCTGGAGTATATATCTGCCGCCCGGGCCGGGAAGATTAAGGCCTGA